The following proteins are encoded in a genomic region of Streptomyces sp. NBC_01723:
- a CDS encoding DUF305 domain-containing protein — translation MTSISRSTRTTRTRRIAPVLATVAAAFVLAACGGDGGGGHEGSHGAASASATDPAGPAGTEAGEQAHNAQDVAFAQGMIPHHRQALEMARLADDRSATPEVADLAARIEKAQDPEITTMTGWLKTWGEEVPESTGSRSGMDHSAHSGMPGMMDGQDMAALEKASGRTFDTKFLTMMVEHHGGAVEMAGTEKAKGRYAPARALADDIVTAQQAEITEMNRLLGKD, via the coding sequence ATGACCAGCATCAGCCGCAGCACCCGTACGACCCGTACGCGCCGTATCGCACCCGTCTTGGCGACGGTCGCCGCCGCGTTCGTCCTCGCCGCCTGCGGGGGCGACGGCGGTGGTGGGCACGAGGGTTCGCACGGGGCCGCCTCGGCGTCCGCCACCGACCCCGCGGGCCCTGCCGGGACCGAGGCCGGCGAGCAGGCGCACAACGCCCAGGACGTCGCTTTCGCGCAGGGCATGATCCCGCACCACAGGCAGGCACTGGAGATGGCCCGGCTGGCGGACGACCGGTCCGCGACGCCCGAGGTCGCGGACCTCGCCGCCCGCATCGAGAAGGCTCAGGACCCCGAGATCACGACCATGACCGGCTGGTTGAAGACCTGGGGCGAGGAAGTGCCGGAGTCGACGGGGTCGAGGTCCGGCATGGACCACTCGGCGCATTCGGGCATGCCCGGGATGATGGACGGACAGGACATGGCGGCGCTGGAGAAGGCCTCGGGGCGGACCTTCGACACCAAGTTCCTGACCATGATGGTCGAGCACCACGGGGGCGCCGTCGAGATGGCCGGGACCGAGAAGGCCAAGGGCCGCTACGCCCCCGCCAGGGCCCTCGCCGACGACATCGTCACGGCACAGCAGGCCGAGATCACCGAGATGAACAGGCTCCTCGGCAAGGACTGA
- a CDS encoding DedA family protein, which translates to MVESLGSIGSLVSSPWIYALVAVSVLLDIFLPVLPSGVLVITAATAAAAGSGAAAAGRGPEDVPDILVLTLCAATASVLGDLAVYRLAWRGGPRLNRAIARSRRLTTAQERLGGALARGGGALVVLARFAPAGRSVVSLVAGTAHRRIREFLPWSALAGLAWAAYSVALGYFGGQWLGATWLAAAVSVVALFGAGAGAAYLMRRQPRASEAS; encoded by the coding sequence GTGGTCGAGAGTCTGGGAAGTATCGGGTCGCTGGTCAGCAGCCCATGGATCTACGCGCTGGTGGCCGTCTCGGTGCTCCTCGACATCTTCCTCCCCGTGCTGCCGAGCGGTGTCCTGGTGATCACGGCGGCGACGGCGGCGGCCGCGGGTTCCGGCGCGGCGGCTGCCGGGCGGGGACCGGAGGACGTTCCCGACATCCTCGTCCTGACCCTGTGCGCGGCGACCGCCTCCGTCCTCGGTGACCTGGCGGTCTACCGCCTCGCCTGGCGCGGGGGGCCGCGCCTGAACCGCGCCATCGCCCGTTCCCGTCGGCTGACCACGGCGCAGGAACGTCTCGGCGGCGCCCTCGCCCGAGGCGGCGGCGCCCTGGTCGTCCTGGCCCGGTTCGCCCCGGCGGGCCGCTCGGTCGTCTCGCTCGTCGCCGGCACCGCGCACCGCCGGATCCGCGAGTTCCTCCCGTGGTCCGCCCTCGCCGGGCTGGCCTGGGCCGCCTACAGCGTCGCGCTCGGTTACTTCGGCGGCCAGTGGCTCGGCGCGACCTGGCTGGCGGCGGCGGTGTCCGTGGTGGCGCTGTTCGGCGCGGGGGCGGGAGCGGCGTACCTGATGCGGCGCCAGCCTCGGGCTTCGGAGGCGTCGTAG
- a CDS encoding response regulator transcription factor, which translates to MRLILAEDSTLLREGLVRLLTEEGHEVLAAVGNAELLLKAVAEDPPDVVVADVRMPPTHTDEGLRAALEIRERWPQVGVLVLSQYVEKRYATELLTGETEGVGYLLKDRVVQIDEFLDALERVAARRAAFDPEVVRQLLGRTTHSDLLARLTGRERDVLGEMAQGHTNAAIARRLHISQSAVEKHTNAIFDKLELTGGEGYSRRVLAVLRYLGS; encoded by the coding sequence ATGCGGCTGATCCTCGCCGAGGACTCGACCCTGCTGCGGGAGGGGCTGGTGCGGCTGCTGACGGAGGAGGGGCACGAGGTGCTCGCGGCCGTGGGCAACGCGGAGCTGCTGCTGAAGGCCGTCGCCGAGGACCCTCCGGACGTGGTCGTCGCCGATGTCCGGATGCCGCCGACGCACACCGACGAGGGCCTGCGCGCGGCCCTGGAGATACGCGAGCGGTGGCCACAGGTCGGGGTGCTGGTGCTCTCGCAGTACGTCGAGAAGCGGTATGCGACGGAGCTGCTGACCGGGGAGACGGAAGGAGTCGGATACCTGCTCAAGGACCGGGTGGTCCAGATCGACGAGTTCCTGGACGCGCTGGAGCGGGTGGCCGCCCGGCGGGCGGCCTTCGACCCCGAGGTCGTCCGCCAGCTCCTCGGCCGTACGACGCACAGCGATCTGCTCGCCCGGCTCACCGGACGGGAGCGGGACGTGCTGGGCGAGATGGCGCAGGGGCACACCAACGCGGCGATCGCGCGGCGTCTGCACATCTCGCAGAGCGCCGTGGAGAAACACACCAACGCGATCTTCGACAAGCTGGAGCTGACGGGAGGTGAGGGCTATTCACGCAGAGTACTGGCGGTGCTGCGCTATCTGGGCAGCTGA
- a CDS encoding DUF2277 domain-containing protein — protein MCRSIKTLRPPAMPEEATEDEMRAAALQYVRKVSGFRAPAAHNQEVFDRAVEAVTRATADLLAGLEIRGASGARRAS, from the coding sequence ATGTGCCGCAGCATCAAGACCCTGCGTCCGCCCGCGATGCCCGAGGAGGCCACGGAGGACGAGATGAGGGCCGCTGCCCTCCAGTACGTGCGCAAGGTGTCCGGTTTCCGCGCGCCGGCCGCGCACAACCAGGAGGTCTTCGACCGGGCGGTGGAGGCCGTCACCCGAGCCACGGCCGACCTGCTTGCCGGCCTGGAGATACGGGGCGCCTCCGGCGCCCGACGCGCTTCCTGA
- a CDS encoding DedA family protein has product MTAIAAQPAADSGAAPQWINDLMDALGAPGAGLAIALENLFPPLPSEVILPLAGFAASSGRMNLIAVLLWTTAGSVIGALALYGIGALLGRDRTVAIAGKLPLVKVSDIEKTEAWFLKHGTKAVFFGRMIPIFRSLISVPAGVERMRLPVFLALTTLGSAIWNTVFVLAGYALGDNWSEVSGIASTYSKVILAIAALALLVFIGMRLLRPGAGNRRRGRRSGTGTGTEDGAGDTDREVSEPDSPRAGTPEGSAHRPGHRARARR; this is encoded by the coding sequence ATGACAGCCATCGCAGCGCAGCCGGCCGCCGACAGCGGCGCGGCACCGCAGTGGATCAACGACCTCATGGACGCGCTCGGCGCACCGGGCGCCGGGCTCGCCATCGCTCTGGAGAACCTCTTTCCTCCACTGCCGAGCGAGGTGATCCTGCCGCTCGCCGGGTTCGCGGCGAGTTCCGGCCGGATGAACCTGATAGCCGTCCTGCTGTGGACGACAGCGGGTTCGGTGATCGGCGCTCTCGCGCTGTACGGGATCGGCGCGCTGCTCGGCCGGGATCGCACGGTGGCGATAGCGGGGAAGCTGCCGCTGGTGAAGGTCTCCGACATCGAGAAGACGGAGGCCTGGTTCCTCAAGCACGGGACCAAGGCGGTGTTCTTCGGCCGGATGATCCCGATCTTCCGCAGCCTGATCTCGGTACCGGCGGGCGTCGAGCGGATGCGGTTGCCCGTCTTCCTCGCCCTGACCACGCTGGGCAGCGCGATATGGAACACGGTCTTCGTCCTCGCGGGCTACGCGCTGGGCGACAACTGGTCCGAGGTCTCGGGCATCGCCTCCACGTACTCGAAGGTGATCCTCGCGATCGCCGCTCTGGCGCTGCTGGTCTTCATAGGCATGCGTCTGCTGCGGCCCGGAGCCGGCAACCGCAGGCGTGGCCGCCGCTCCGGAACCGGCACCGGCACCGAGGACGGTGCCGGTGACACGGACCGCGAAGTCAGCGAGCCGGACTCACCGCGCGCAGGAACTCCCGAAGGATCCGCTCACCGGCCAGGACACCGCGCTCGGGCAAGGCGCTGA
- a CDS encoding DUF4097 family beta strand repeat-containing protein, with amino-acid sequence MPARTVHARAFAAAGAVAVLVAGLSACASASDDKEPEHRSFGLRGSTLTVDSDDSALEIIASDDHESGKVEVTRWFSGSVAVGSEPEVTWKMDGDRLELRMHCSGVIADCEAKHRIEVPRGIAVKVEDGDGSVRARGFRDALNIRTGDGSVHVTDTSGPLELRTGDGSVRAEVSSRRVSAHTGDGSVRLELGTVPDLVESRSGDGSVSITLPRDTYKVSTKSGDGGVDVSVPRDETSTHVVNARTEDGKVTVRTAN; translated from the coding sequence ATGCCCGCCCGTACCGTTCACGCTCGCGCCTTCGCCGCCGCCGGAGCCGTCGCCGTTCTCGTCGCGGGTCTCAGCGCCTGCGCCTCCGCCTCGGACGACAAGGAACCCGAACACCGGTCCTTCGGTCTGCGGGGCAGCACCCTCACCGTCGACTCCGACGACTCCGCCCTGGAGATCATCGCCTCGGACGACCACGAGTCCGGAAAGGTCGAGGTCACCCGCTGGTTCTCCGGGTCGGTCGCCGTCGGCTCGGAGCCCGAGGTGACCTGGAAGATGGACGGCGACCGGCTGGAACTGCGGATGCACTGCTCCGGCGTGATCGCCGACTGCGAGGCCAAGCACCGCATCGAGGTGCCGCGGGGCATCGCCGTCAAGGTCGAGGACGGGGACGGCAGCGTCCGGGCACGAGGATTCCGGGATGCCTTGAACATCCGTACCGGCGACGGATCCGTGCACGTCACCGACACCTCGGGACCGCTGGAACTGCGCACCGGCGACGGTTCCGTCCGCGCGGAGGTCTCCTCCCGCCGGGTGAGCGCGCACACCGGGGACGGCTCGGTCCGCCTCGAACTCGGCACCGTCCCGGACCTGGTGGAGTCCCGCAGCGGCGACGGCTCCGTGTCGATCACCCTGCCCCGGGACACGTACAAGGTGTCGACGAAGTCCGGTGACGGCGGGGTCGACGTCTCCGTGCCGCGGGACGAGACCAGCACCCACGTGGTGAACGCCCGGACCGAAGACGGCAAAGTCACGGTCCGAACCGCGAACTGA
- a CDS encoding GNAT family N-acetyltransferase, translating into MDGVDERAGRSGERVRLVPWAEGDLWVLRRTNSAEMTAHLGGPETEEQLAARHRRYTGLRPGRMYRVTSADGAETFGSIGFWRRTWQDAEVWETGWAVLPEFQGRGLAVRAARAVREEARADGSLRYLHAFPSVDHAASNAVCRGAGFTLLGQADFEYPKGHWIRSNDWRVDLERGD; encoded by the coding sequence ATGGATGGCGTGGACGAGCGGGCGGGACGGAGTGGAGAGCGGGTGCGCCTGGTCCCCTGGGCGGAGGGGGATCTGTGGGTGCTGCGCAGGACCAACAGCGCCGAGATGACCGCGCACCTCGGCGGCCCGGAGACCGAGGAGCAGCTCGCGGCCCGGCACCGGCGGTACACCGGCTTGCGGCCGGGGCGGATGTACCGGGTGACGTCGGCGGACGGCGCCGAGACCTTCGGCTCGATCGGGTTCTGGCGGCGGACCTGGCAGGACGCGGAGGTCTGGGAGACCGGGTGGGCGGTGCTGCCGGAGTTCCAGGGGCGGGGGCTGGCGGTGCGGGCGGCCAGGGCGGTCCGTGAGGAGGCCCGTGCCGACGGGTCGCTCCGGTATCTGCACGCGTTCCCCAGTGTCGATCACGCCGCTTCCAACGCGGTCTGCCGTGGAGCCGGGTTCACCCTGCTCGGGCAGGCCGACTTCGAGTACCCGAAGGGCCACTGGATCAGGTCGAACGACTGGCGGGTGGACCTGGAGAGAGGAGACTGA
- a CDS encoding sensor histidine kinase encodes MRVMARRVVRCGVGLIMGTATAAVELLFALLAGAALLPVAAWPAARRAVLRPALAGARILAELERARLRMWLDLRITPAYEDARALRYVACHWALGVLGGVVMLTAAIGLGYGTFGLYGWFLLDGIRNPGSFVLGSLGGLFLVFLAVQGIFGVAGLEGQLARHFLGPRHQEELERRIAELAASRAAVVDAVHDERRRIERDLHDGVQQRLVALGMLLGRARRSQEAGRRDRLLGQAHDESRRALDELREVAWRIYPTTLDEAGLRAALETVAERASVPVGVEYDLADEPERAVATVAYFVVCEAVTNAVKHAAPTRISVAVRAEEERMYVSVQDDGCGGADAAGSGLFGLARRVAALDGSLSVVSPPGGPTLVSAELPCG; translated from the coding sequence ATGCGAGTCATGGCGCGACGTGTGGTGCGGTGCGGGGTGGGCCTGATCATGGGGACCGCCACGGCCGCCGTCGAGCTGCTCTTCGCCCTGCTGGCCGGGGCGGCCCTGCTGCCCGTCGCGGCCTGGCCGGCCGCCCGCCGCGCAGTCCTGCGCCCGGCCCTCGCGGGCGCGCGGATACTGGCGGAGCTGGAGCGGGCCCGGCTGCGGATGTGGCTGGACCTCCGGATCACCCCCGCGTACGAGGACGCGCGCGCTCTGCGGTACGTGGCCTGCCACTGGGCGCTGGGCGTCCTGGGCGGGGTGGTGATGCTGACGGCCGCCATCGGCCTGGGGTACGGCACCTTCGGGCTGTACGGCTGGTTCCTGCTGGACGGCATACGCAACCCCGGTTCGTTCGTCCTCGGCAGTCTGGGCGGCCTCTTCCTCGTGTTCCTCGCCGTGCAGGGAATATTCGGGGTGGCCGGCCTGGAGGGGCAGCTCGCACGTCACTTCCTCGGTCCGCGGCACCAGGAGGAGCTGGAGCGGCGGATCGCCGAGCTGGCCGCCAGCCGCGCCGCCGTGGTGGACGCGGTGCACGACGAACGGCGCCGCATCGAGCGGGACCTGCACGACGGCGTGCAACAGCGTCTCGTCGCCCTCGGCATGCTGCTCGGCCGGGCCCGCCGCAGCCAGGAGGCCGGCCGCCGTGACCGACTGCTGGGCCAGGCCCACGACGAGAGCCGCCGCGCCCTGGACGAGCTGCGCGAGGTGGCCTGGCGGATCTATCCGACGACGCTGGACGAGGCGGGGCTGCGAGCGGCGCTGGAGACGGTCGCCGAGCGGGCGTCCGTGCCGGTGGGGGTGGAGTACGACCTCGCCGACGAACCCGAGCGGGCGGTGGCGACCGTCGCCTACTTCGTCGTCTGCGAGGCGGTCACGAACGCGGTCAAGCACGCGGCGCCGACCCGGATAAGCGTCGCCGTCAGAGCGGAGGAGGAACGGATGTACGTGAGCGTCCAGGACGACGGCTGCGGTGGGGCCGACGCCGCCGGCAGCGGACTGTTCGGGCTCGCCCGCCGCGTCGCCGCCCTCGACGGCAGCCTCAGCGTGGTGAGCCCGCCGGGCGGGCCCACCCTGGTCTCCGCGGAGCTGCCATGCGGCTGA
- a CDS encoding FmdB family zinc ribbon protein: MPRYEYRCRSCGDTFELSRPMAESSAPAACPAGHDDTVKLLSTVAVGGSAGSSAPAPSPGGGGGGGCCGGGCCG, translated from the coding sequence ATGCCTCGCTACGAGTACCGCTGCCGGAGCTGCGGCGACACCTTCGAACTGAGCCGTCCCATGGCTGAGTCCTCCGCCCCCGCCGCCTGCCCGGCGGGCCACGACGACACGGTGAAGCTGCTGTCGACGGTCGCGGTCGGCGGCTCGGCGGGCTCGTCCGCCCCCGCGCCGTCGCCGGGCGGCGGTGGCGGTGGCGGCTGCTGCGGTGGGGGCTGCTGCGGCTGA
- a CDS encoding DUF6153 family protein, with product MRSPEQHVPRPPVRWLQTVCVLGLLAGLFGMHGLAPGGGLPEHSARHSLPGSAPQAGAAHAGCAEDDGSCGGGHLGHADSVCASGAVTHGPALPGLVPAPVPVAPCAGVVHAYAADAPDGARAPPSLAELQLLRI from the coding sequence GTGAGGAGCCCCGAGCAGCACGTCCCGCGACCGCCCGTGCGGTGGTTGCAGACCGTGTGTGTGCTCGGACTGCTGGCCGGGCTGTTCGGTATGCACGGGCTGGCGCCCGGCGGAGGTCTCCCGGAGCACTCCGCCCGGCACTCCCTCCCGGGTTCCGCGCCGCAGGCCGGGGCGGCCCACGCCGGGTGCGCCGAGGACGACGGTTCCTGCGGCGGCGGACATCTGGGGCACGCCGATTCGGTGTGCGCGTCCGGCGCGGTGACACACGGGCCGGCGCTGCCCGGCCTCGTTCCCGCCCCGGTGCCCGTGGCCCCCTGCGCCGGGGTCGTGCACGCGTACGCGGCCGACGCGCCGGACGGTGCGCGGGCGCCGCCCTCCCTGGCCGAACTCCAACTCCTGCGGATATAG
- a CDS encoding HAD family hydrolase, protein MSVLVASDLDRTLIYSAAALGLTMPDLRAPRLLCVEVYESKPLSYMTETAAQLLTDLGDKAVFVPTTTRTRKQYQRINLPGPVPKYAICANGGHVLVDGVSDPDWHARVTARLADECASLAEVRDHLMNTADPLWVRKHRVAEDLFAYLVVERELLPEEWVKELAVWAENRGWTVSLQGRKIYAVPKPLTKSAAVHEIARRTGAELTLAAGDSLLDADLLLAADRGWRPGHGELADSDWTAPAISALPERGVLAGERILREFLRAVSPAR, encoded by the coding sequence ATGTCCGTCCTCGTCGCCAGCGACCTCGACCGCACACTCATCTACTCCGCGGCCGCGCTCGGACTGACCATGCCCGACCTGCGGGCCCCCCGGCTGCTGTGCGTGGAGGTCTACGAGAGCAAACCCCTCTCCTACATGACCGAGACCGCCGCCCAACTGCTGACCGACCTCGGCGACAAGGCCGTCTTCGTGCCGACCACCACCCGCACCCGCAAGCAGTACCAGCGCATCAACCTCCCCGGCCCCGTGCCGAAGTACGCGATCTGCGCCAACGGGGGTCACGTGCTGGTGGACGGCGTCTCGGACCCCGACTGGCACGCACGCGTGACCGCCCGGCTCGCCGACGAGTGCGCCTCGCTGGCCGAGGTCCGCGACCACCTGATGAACACCGCCGACCCGCTGTGGGTGCGCAAGCACCGGGTCGCCGAGGACCTCTTCGCCTACCTCGTCGTCGAGCGCGAACTGCTGCCGGAGGAGTGGGTGAAGGAACTCGCCGTGTGGGCCGAGAACCGCGGCTGGACCGTGTCCCTCCAGGGCCGCAAGATCTACGCCGTCCCCAAGCCGCTGACCAAGAGCGCCGCCGTCCACGAGATCGCCCGCCGCACGGGCGCCGAACTCACCCTCGCCGCCGGGGACTCGCTGCTCGATGCCGACCTGCTGCTCGCCGCCGACCGCGGCTGGCGCCCCGGCCACGGCGAGCTGGCGGACTCCGACTGGACGGCTCCGGCGATCAGCGCCTTGCCCGAGCGCGGTGTCCTGGCCGGTGAGCGGATCCTTCGGGAGTTCCTGCGCGCGGTGAGTCCGGCTCGCTGA